The genomic segment TGTCCAGTACTTCGCGCACATTAATGAGGGCGTCCGTGCTGCAGTGGCCGTTGGCCAGAGGGAGCGGTTGCTGTTCTGAGGGGGCCAGGGacgaaggagagaagagagaggaggagggggtagagggggaagagaggaggccgGACGAGACATGAGCCACTGTGTTGGAGGAAGTGGAGGGGTTAGTAGTTGTCTGGCTAGACAGAGAGTAAGGCAGATGGTCTGGATCTTCCAGCAGTTTGAGGATGTCATAGTAGTCCTGGTGGTCGCTGTTGATTAGAGTCGGACTGTCCAACCGTTGCTGTATCTGCTGTGGTGACTGCAGCTGTGGTTGTATCTGCGGTGGCGACTGTAGCTGTGGTTGTATCTGCTGTGGTGACTGTAGCTGTGGTTGTATCTGCTGTGGCaactgtagctgtggctgtatCTGCTGTGGCGACTGTAGCTGTGGTTGTATCTGCTGTGGCGACTGTAGCTGTATCTGCTGTGGCGACTGTAGCTGTATCTGCTGTGGCGACTGTAGCTGTGGGTGTATCTGCTGTGGCgactgtagctgtggatgtaTCTGCTGTGGTGACTGTAGCTGTGGTTGTATCTGCTGTGGCGACTGTAGCTGTATCTGCTGTGGCGACAGTAGCTGCTGTGGCTTTGTCAGTGGTGGCAGTGGCTGTAGAGGTTGCTGCAGTTTGTGTGCAGTGTTCTGGGCGGCGAGCTCGCTCAGCAATATCAGAGAGTCCAGGCCAAAGCCGTCTCTGGTCAGGCAGTCGAGGACCAGGCCTCTCTCTTTGCTgtctggggagggagaggggctcaCCGTCAGGTCTAAGACCTCCTCCCCGGTCCGAGggggcatggaggaggaggaggggtcggGCTGCAGGAGGTGCAGGGAGGGGAAGTGGTGGGGGAAATTGGAGAAGTGGGAGGTGGGGCTGGCCATGCTGGGGAGCTGGTTGACTGGACCGAGCTGGGGTTTGAGCTGTGAAGGTTTGGGCTGGAGTAGAGGCTTGACCTGTAGAGGATTGGCCTGGGCCAGGCTCAGGTGTTGGGTCTTGAGGCCCTGCGACAAGTTCTGGTTGTTGAAGCTGTGGTTCAGGGTCTGTCTCTGGCTGTAAAGCTTGGCCAGCAGGTGTTGGTTCTGAAGCTGCCGCTCCTCGGCTAGCCGCTGCTCCTGGGCGCGCTGCTGCTCCTGGGCGCGCTGCTGCTCCTTCTCCTTGCGCCTTCTCTTCACCTCCTCGTCCATTTTGAGAAGTTCCTGCCGCACTCGGGCCACACAGTTCTCTGGGATCTTGATAcctaggggagaaagagagggtattatgttttttgttttttttaatccctttttctccccattttgtggtatccaattggtagttacagtcttgtctcatcgctgcaactcccgtacagactcgggagaggcaaaggtcgggagcggtgcgtcctctgaaacacaacccagccaagccgcactgcttcttgacacaatgcccacttaacctggaagccagccacaccaatgtgtcagaggaaacactgtacacctggtgacTGTGTCAGCGTCGCCCGGACCGCCaaaggagtcactagtgcgcaatggaacaaggacatccctgccggccaaaccctcccctaacccggccaattgtgcaccgccccatgggtctcccggttgtggccggctgcgacagagcctggactcgaacccagaatctctagtagcacaactagcactgcgatgcagtgccttagaccactgcaccactcgggaggccacgaGAGGATTATGTTTACATTTGTTTATACAAGTCGATAATttggctcagttggttggagcataATGCTGTTGTGGCGTTTGATTTTGGCAACCGAAAAATTTGTCAAGACATTCCCTCTGATTCCCTTTCACAGAACCACACtttggtgatggtgtgtgtgtgtgtgggttgtatGGAGTTGTTTAGTACTCACCGACTTGCTTGTTACTATTTTTGGTTTTGAGGCGTACGATCTGAAGGATGCTGGAGCaggtgatgtcagagaccacgtCAGCCACATACTTCCAGACGCGCAGTAGCGCACCACACAGCATGTGGTACTGGCGCAGACGCATTCCCTGCAGACACTCCTGACCCTCCTCGATCTTCTTACACTTCCCGTTCCAGTTAGCATGGCTACATTTCCCAAAGGAGAAGTTGAACTGGCTCTCCCAGCTGTCCTTGGCATGGTCTGGAGTCACCTAGGATGGGAACACAACACACAAGTCTTATGTTAAAGTGTTGAGTGCTGGTTTTTATATTGTACCTTAGACAATACGCAGGACTGCTCTTCCTGTTTCACTATTGTTTATTCCACTAGAGGGCAGCATACACCACACAAAAACCATAAAACATTTCCTGCCAAACAACAAAGACAAATCTTGTTGCCATGCGAGTGGAAACCTTCTATTGTGTGcatgtcagtgtgtctgtctgtgtgtgtgtgtctgtgtgtgtgtcggtgcgtGTCAGACTGAGTCATACCTTGCGGTAGCGTAGCTGCAGGTTGTCCAGGCTCTCTGGGTGGGCCTGCTTCCCGATGTTGGGCTTGTAGACGATGAAGTTCCTCCCTCGACCCTGCTCCGCCAGCAGCACACACGGGTGGTTCCCCCGCAACTGAGGAAACCATAGGAGATGGAAATGTCTTTAAAGTTCTGTAAAATACTTTCATGTGTTTTCCTCTGAACTCCATCTGTACAATTGTTTTAAACcacaaaaaaatcaaataaaaaaagagGCGGAAGATTTATAGTGAGTTCAACTGGGAACCTGGCAGTGATGAAGTGTTTGCCTGGTGGGACTATAGAAGACTGTCATTTCATTGTTGAAATGTATTATGAACCAAGTGTATTTAACTACTGTATAATTAAGAAAACTCCACATCAGGAAGGAAGAGGCTGTGTATATTGTTCACTCAAGCCACTACAATTAATACTGAACAAAATCCTAGTTAAACTCCTTCTTTAGGTTCATAACATGTATACTTTCATCCTACTCCCTTGATGTGCAATGAAAGAGCCACACtccagagaacagaacagaggcaCCTGGACCCTTCTGATATGTCATTCACCCCTGGGAAATAGCCAGTCTGGAAGCTGTTCTAGCTCTGCTTGAGCCCTGGGGAGGAACAGGTACTCACAGTATCATACGCTTCCTGGTACGTCTGTGTGCATGCTGGGACATGCAGAGTGTCTCTCTGTGCTCTACGGTAGCCAGCTAGACTCACCTTGTGTGAGAGGTAGAAGCCCTCGTCAGGACTGTTGAGGTTCTGGACCTTCTCATAGGCCTCCTCCCAGGGCATACCTCTGTCCACGCTGATCTATAGAGGTGACATGCAGAGGACAAGGGTTAAAGGTTAGAGGTCAGAAAAACTGCCCTATGGGAGAACACTATGGATGAATACCCACTGTGGGCACGATTCAACATTCCCAACACATACGCGGAAATCTGTGCGGGAACAAACACATACACGGCTCTTTGTATCCTCTTTGTATCAGGGGCACAGAGGCCAGCCAGGGGGGTTGGCATGAGTTGGGAGTCTACATGTGCTTTACCGGTCCTGGCTGTGTTGGCAAAAAATTTACACTCTAGGTTATCCTGCAGTGACGGCCTGGCAAGGCAGGGAGCAGAAGACACCAGTAATGATCATTTTTCAGCATTCTGCTACTCTCCCTCCATCTGGCTAAATATGATGTTCACCATCCAACCACAGGCAGCTGAAATGTCAACATTTTAAATCTCGGTATACCTGCTTGTGCAGAGCAATTCATTATTTTTGAGGTTGGTTCGGTGTCGGTTCAATTCTGAAAAAATAATTGCTGTTTTCGATTTCtacaatacatatatatatttttattcattaTTATATAATcacataaaaaatatttttgagatTTTTAATGGAAATTCCAGAGCAAGGAAATAGTTAACATTCAAttaccaaaacatagaaatgagAAATTTGAATTAATTTTGAATTCCTTAAAGTGATCATCTCATCACTGCCTGTAGCAGTCAGCCCATCTAACGTTATCTCTGTGCTTCCCATACTGCACTGCAGGGCTgtaaaactcattccatggaggggaGGTTTTTGGTtgccctagacaaccaggtatGGGGAGTTCcatactaattagtgaccttaattcatcaatcaagtataAGTAAGcagcaaaaacctgcagacactcggccctccgtgcaatgagtttgacacctgtgctgtactgtctttagtcgtCCTTTTTAGCTAGGCTAGTCTGCCCCATgtatgctgcagagctgtctgacaaaataatttgactagttcttcaaagtaactCTCTCGTCATTGTGTACATTCTTCTCTTATGTGGTCTGTGTATCTAACCTAACGTATTGAAAAATGAATCCTGTCAGAGCAGGAAAGATCCgggcaatggattatggtcaatGTAGTTCATTACCATGTTTCTGCGCTAAACTAGGTTATTTGCttaatgaaaactacaactccctgtAGCCCAGCGTCCCACGTAGTACTTGATTTCTTCCatgaatgatttgatttctctctagagaaacggCACTTTGGGCACACAAAAAAATAACTATATGTAATTCAAGGAAGTGATCCGAcgttggtcaattagttgtttaataacTGAAACCCCCCCTGAAATGTTGGTtaaatcgctcagcactaatAACTGTATCCAGGAGTCAGAGTACTGAATAACAAAGTGGAGGATAAATCTGTCGAGTACATTATATCACCTCTCTGGCTGCGTATGCAGGAAACACTGCTTTCTTGTTGTTTCAcggcaatggtgggtagtgtttaaaaatatatatatcactaGGTTTAGTCTTATTGAAACTTTACATCTATTTTTCAGACCAGAGAACCAGCAGCACTCATTTAGTTACAAAACAAAGATCAACATGCAAATCTATATGAGGTGCCTGTCAAATATAGCGAGATATTTCGATTGTACAATAATGTACCAGTGTACCACAGGAGTACCTTGTAGAGCACGACCTGTCCGTCCTGGGGGTTTCCCACTGTCATGAAGGTCTCTTGCTTCTCCTCGTAGATTTCATCATTACCTGGGGCCAGATCTAACAGAACAGGACACATAGTTCTAGTCAGGAGACATACCTAGCATCTCTATACAGAGACTCGGTACCATCCCAAACCATCAGCCTCATGCTGCTGTTCATGGAAAGACATTCTAGGAAGGCCAAATGAAGTAGGCAGGTAGATTTATTTTAATATATGGAGGAGTATATACTGTATGGCGTAGTAGTCCCATACAATAGAATGCAGCCTTTTGTTCTAATAGTGTGGAGAGTTATTTAGCTTTACAACCTATGGGAAAGGGCACCATTTTATTCAGTCATGTTTTAAGCGTGAGTGTTGGACTCCATACCTAGGATTCCCATGTCGTATTTGCCCTCCTTTTTGTCCTTCTCGATCAGGTAGTCAAAGTTGTCGGTGAAGTACTGGAACAGAGAGTTCTGCTTGTGGACCTCCAGGCCCAGGATCCTGTTGAGGAACTTGGTGATGCTGCAGTCTTTCTCAGTGCTGAGACCAAACCGTGGCTCCTTGCAGAAGATACCCACATCCATCATGCCATGCTTCATGTCTGAAACAGATAATACAACAATTATTTCAATATAGCTTTTGACTTGCATAATGTTTGGGACAATTTCCTACATGCACTCAACATACCTCTGAAGAACAGAGCATCACCCCCGGGGTAACCTTTGGGAGGGGACACCTTGCTCTCGATGTGGCCCAGGATGGCTTTCGTGATCTTATCCAGAGCCTTGGTACCGTACTGCAGAAACACACGGCAGGAAACCAGGTCATCTAACAGGTCAGCGCTCCCTCCCCCCAGAACCTCCAACACAACCAATCACACTTAATGCCAAATTAGGCTTCTGTACAAGAGGAAGCATGATCTTGCATGTAATAGTTGTAGCCAGCGCTGACCTTGTTTTCAAAGTTGTATTTGCTCAGGTCTCTGGACTCTGTGGCTCTCCTGTCACCGTGGGTCAATGCACCCTGGACACAGAAACAGGAACAAACACGGTTAGCTTTACAGCCTTATGTCACGGACTGATAACACACCATCTACAAACACACAACTTTCTCTACTGCAGCAGACAGGTAAAGCATAGAGGCAGTGAATTGACATGACTGCCAAGACATTTGAGTGTTGTGCACAGATTGTGACTGAAGGTCCACTTGAAGCCAGCAGCTGCTTTAGCTGGTGCCCACACAAAGGAATGTTCTGAGATAAAAACAAAGGGATGTTTCTGCCAGATATGAGATCACTGCTGATCTGGAGGGACCCAAACAAAGGTAGACAGAGGCTGGCaaggagggaaagaagagaagCTGGGCCCTGGGCATGATGTATCCCATTCTGAGACTGGATTACCGTACAGGACTGGCAgagacaacaccccccccccccccccccttccctccagAAAGACAAGGAAAATAAATGACTGGAGTAAAGAGATTACAATGAAATATGGAAAACTGTCTCATAACTACCCAGACATGGGTGCGTTCCAATGTCTGATAACCTTATTATTCAGACCAAAGGAGGATGAGGAATTTCCTGGGTTTGAAATGTTGTGTGAAAGGTGTTTGTGACCTTGAAAGTGTCTGGTCAATGGGACAGTGGTGGGGAAGTAAACGGACTACTGGGAGAAAGACAGCCCCCAAGTAATAAGCTCAGCAATTCAATCTTACCTCAAATAAAATGAGGACTTATTAAACATGTAGTTTTGGGATTCCATAGTAGATAGATCAGACTGTAGTAAAGGAGGCTGCAACAGCACGTACCAGGCTCTCCAGTCTCTTGGCCACAATGGAGGCGAAGCGTCTTTCCCCGGCCAGCTCAGAGATGAGGAAGATGTACTCTGGAGCCGTCACCTGGTTAGAGCGATGGGTACGACCTggaggaccacacacacagaggaggaaGATCAGTCAGAACAGGCAGACTCTGAGGAACTATACTCAaccaatataaacgcaacatgttggTCCAAAGTTTCATGAGCTGTTATAAAAGATCCCAGTAATATTCCATacgcacacatttgtttacatccttgttagtgagcatttctcctttgccaagataatccatccacctggcaagtgtagcatatcaagaagctgactaaaGAGCATGagtattacacaggtgcaccttgtgttggggacaataaaagcagttgtcacacaacacaatgccacagatgtatcTAGTTTTGAGgggcatgcaattggcatgcagactgcaggaatgtccaccagagttgtttccagagaattgaatgttcattactCTACCATAGGCCGCCTCAAAAGTTATttcagagaatttgtcagtacgcccaactggcctcacaactgcagaccacttgtaatcacaccagcccaggacatccacatccggcttcttcacttgCGGGGTGGTCTGAGGCCAGCCACCCAGATAGCTGATGAAAcggaggagtatttatgtctgtaataatctgcttttgtggggaaaaactcattctgattggctggacctggctccccagtgggttggccctcccaggcccacccatggctacgcctctgcccagtcatgtgaaatgcatagattagggcctaattaattaatttaaattcACTGTTTCCTTAtaagaactgtaactcagtaatatCGTTGACattattgcatgttgcgtttatatttttgttcagtatcatAGTGTACAAGAGGGAAAAGCTAGAAAAATAAGATATTGGTTTGTGGGGTAGGTTGATTTCAATGAACAGAGGATGATGTCAGCAAATGTGGATTTCCTGGGTAATCGGTCTCTGAATTGTGTTTCCTctagaggtcttcacggatccACCTGTACCCGAATCACAATCCGGGACACAAGCGGGTCGGATGCAGAATTCTAAATTATGTCACGGGACTGTGTCAGATCTGAGACTATTGTCACAGGTCTCGGGTATGTGTAATTTTAACTGACATGTCCAGGTGGGCCCGTACAGATCTGAAAGTgactgctgcagtagagagagagagagagggatgcctTTCATCATTTATGCTGCTGCTCTTGCTTTTCACGAGAGTGGAGCGTGCAGCTTGCTGTTGGCCAATCATGAGTCATCAAAGCGGCAATAGGTTACAGTCATAGAGCATCACTCCATGTGTGGCAAAAGTGAGGAgatatctaatcaatggaagaCGGAATTAAAATGATGGAATTACAAGTTAAAGGAGAAGGACAGGCTACAACGACCAGGAGCCAAACAGGCTGCTACTGTatattctgaatggagttgttATTTGTAACTGTAGGATGAGAAAGTGCATGTACtgcagcctctctccctctcgcaccTCACCAGCTCTGGTGTGCTGCTTCCCTCACACAGATCGGATCTGGATCTGAC from the Oncorhynchus kisutch isolate 150728-3 linkage group LG4, Okis_V2, whole genome shotgun sequence genome contains:
- the LOC109889214 gene encoding protein strawberry notch homolog 2 isoform X5, which gives rise to MSSILPLWTKLHSQLGRPLPKNLSCIDDLSNSLFSSPADSLSDYTDAQAFIPTDNLAHVPTIWDINTPAQSQLELNANRFQDLNSLEDIAAIISTPPLGGYQQTQRNQTPAEEEAEEEEEETEELGHVDTYADYKPSKSTIGISHPDIVVETNTLSSVPPPDITYTLSIPDSTINCGLLSALQLEAIIYACQQHEVILQNNQRAGFLIGDGAGVGKGRTVAGIILENYLKGRKKALWFSVSNDLKYDAERDLKDIDAPTIPVHALNKIKYGDTATSEGVLFATYSALIGESQAGGQHRTRLKQILDWCKPGFDGVIVFDECHKAKNATSTKMGKAVLDLQHNLPLARVVYASATGASEPKNMIYMSRLGIWGEGTPFKTFDDFLHAIEKRGVGAMEIVAMDMKVSGMYIARQLSFSGVSFRIEEIGLDDDFKLVYNKAAKLWAEALAVFMRAADALCLVSRKSLWGQFWSSHQRFFKYLCIAAKVRCLVELAKKELKAGKCIVIGLQSTGEARTREVLDENDGHLDRFVSAAEGVFKALVQKHFPSEKQRREKARGNKRKRKPRGRQPKFPKHTMVHLGGVINISDDSSTDTDGMDTDSNSSPDSLMDNNDDVIFVQHTSCHTASIEKMKQSLLNKIADLGKELPLNTLDELIDQFGGPEMVSEMTGRKGRVVRRPDGSVRYESRAEQSHTIDHINLKEKDRFMCGEKMVAIISEAASSGISLQADKRVKNQRRRVHITLELPWSADRAIQQFGRTHRSNQVTAPEYIFLISELAGERRFASIVAKRLESLGALTHGDRRATESRDLSKYNFENKYGTKALDKITKAILGHIESKVSPPKGYPGGDALFFRDMKHGMMDVGIFCKEPRFGLSTEKDCSITKFLNRILGLEVHKQNSLFQYFTDNFDYLIEKDKKEGKYDMGILDLAPGNDEIYEEKQETFMTVGNPQDGQVVLYKISVDRGMPWEEAYEKVQNLNSPDEGFYLSHKLRGNHPCVLLAEQGRGRNFIVYKPNIGKQAHPESLDNLQLRYRKVTPDHAKDSWESQFNFSFGKCSHANWNGKCKKIEEGQECLQGMRLRQYHMLCGALLRVWKYVADVVSDITCSSILQIVRLKTKNSNKQVGIKIPENCVARVRQELLKMDEEVKRRRKEKEQQRAQEQQRAQEQRLAEERQLQNQHLLAKLYSQRQTLNHSFNNQNLSQGLKTQHLSLAQANPLQVKPLLQPKPSQLKPQLGPVNQLPSMASPTSHFSNFPHHFPSLHLLQPDPSSSSMPPRTGEEVLDLTVSPSPSPDSKERGLVLDCLTRDGFGLDSLILLSELAAQNTAHKLQQPLQPLPPLTKPQQLLSPQQIQLQSPQQIQPQLQSPQQIHPQLQSPQQIHPQLQSPQQIQLQSPQQIQLQSPQQIQPQLQSPQQIQPQLQLPQQIQPQLQSPQQIQPQLQSPPQIQPQLQSPQQIQQRLDSPTLINSDHQDYYDILKLLEDPDHLPYSLSSQTTTNPSTSSNTVAHVSSGLLSSPSTPSSSLFSPSSLAPSEQQPLPLANGHCSTDALINVREVLDNMLRTSADRQTVIHYRLPEWDSV